From a region of the ANME-2 cluster archaeon genome:
- the fliE gene encoding flagellar hook-basal body complex protein FliE, with translation MKIIAFVGMPASGKGEAAEVAKNMGYPVVNMGNVIREEVERLGLEPTDGNLGGTGTRLRQEEGLSAIARRCLPKLRAFATDTAVVDGVRNIEEVHLFKEEFGDDFLLINIDSSTKSRLLRIQMRGRSDDRLMDAAALHIRDERELGWGMGESIKNADMTIDNNGSLEEFRDKVRKVIGESR, from the coding sequence ATGAAGATCATTGCCTTTGTGGGCATGCCGGCTTCCGGAAAGGGTGAGGCCGCTGAAGTGGCAAAGAACATGGGGTATCCTGTGGTGAACATGGGTAATGTTATCAGGGAAGAAGTGGAGCGCCTTGGTTTGGAACCTACGGACGGGAATCTGGGCGGCACCGGCACCAGGCTGCGACAGGAAGAAGGTTTATCGGCCATTGCCAGGCGGTGCCTTCCTAAACTGCGGGCGTTTGCCACAGATACTGCCGTAGTGGACGGGGTGAGGAATATCGAAGAGGTGCACCTGTTCAAGGAAGAGTTTGGGGATGACTTTTTGCTGATAAATATCGACTCATCCACGAAGAGCAGACTTTTACGGATACAGATGCGTGGCAGGTCAGACGACAGACTGATGGATGCAGCAGCACTTCACATCAGGGATGAGCGTGAACTGGGATGGGGCATGGGTGAATCCATCAAGAATGCTGATATGACAATTGATAACAATGGTTCACTTGAAGAGTTCAGGGACAAGGTACGCAAGGTCATTGGTGAGAGTCGATGA
- a CDS encoding anaerobic ribonucleoside-triphosphate reductase activating protein → MEHTFNFGRFISISTVDWHGRSASVLFSRGCQFDCPYCQNHAYLTGRDDRTVEELSSQISKAVPYISALVFSGGEPTMQPDALADLARYAKSKSLEIGIETNGFAFDVIRTMVNEGLLDKVFLDIKAPLDDPAHYAKVTGTDENMGARAVSSAAETLKMCLDEKVEVEVRTTVFKGLVGAEQVLQIMSYLDNNTSGNLTYAIQQGIPENTRNLKDAKIFSRDELVEMARTMKPEKIKHIRIRTREQGDELIL, encoded by the coding sequence ATGGAACATACATTCAATTTCGGACGCTTCATTTCCATCTCTACGGTGGACTGGCATGGCAGGAGCGCCTCGGTGCTCTTCTCAAGAGGCTGCCAGTTCGATTGTCCATACTGCCAGAACCATGCATACCTGACAGGCAGGGATGACAGGACAGTTGAAGAACTGAGCTCTCAAATATCCAAAGCAGTACCCTATATAAGTGCGCTTGTGTTCAGTGGTGGTGAGCCAACCATGCAGCCAGATGCGCTGGCAGACCTTGCGCGATATGCAAAATCAAAGTCGCTGGAAATTGGTATTGAGACCAACGGGTTTGCTTTTGATGTAATTCGCACAATGGTCAATGAAGGTTTACTTGATAAGGTATTCCTTGACATCAAGGCGCCATTGGATGACCCGGCACACTATGCAAAGGTCACGGGAACCGATGAAAACATGGGTGCACGGGCAGTCAGCAGTGCGGCAGAGACATTGAAGATGTGCCTGGATGAAAAGGTCGAGGTTGAGGTGAGGACCACGGTGTTTAAGGGGTTGGTCGGTGCAGAGCAGGTTTTACAGATAATGAGTTACCTTGACAACAATACTTCAGGTAACCTGACATATGCTATCCAGCAGGGCATACCGGAGAATACACGCAACCTGAAGGATGCTAAGATCTTTAGCAGGGATGAGTTGGTGGAGATGGCCAGGACAATGAAGCCAGAAAAAATAAAACATATCAGGATTCGTACACGAGAACAGGGAGATGAGTTGATACTATGA
- a CDS encoding YcaO-related McrA-glycine thioamidation protein, translating to MKIILDPEVQYASGTQRVFSAEETLKNVTGILDKVGVTRIADITDLDRVGIPVFSAIRPSAADGAISIYSGKGADQTQARISAIMESVERCYAEQPHTSANIDAEEARPTITDTYENLSQKVNSIYPPDLLLAERMMKNTRLEWVAGYDLLSEQSILVPSNAVYHPYNPSNGATQVFRSNTNGLASGNTMEEAVLHGLMEVIERDALSIAEFNKNPGREIILTPEDGLVYELKQKFDTAGIIAKVWLLNHDIGLPTVVCALDDPVLKDPALLVMGAGSHLKPDIAVSRALTEAAQSRVVQIHGAREDTDRESVVRTFGYDAMKRLNRYWYQDSGDTVSLSDIEDISTDTPAGNINSILEMLRGIVPHAVIANLSSASVNIPVIRAVLPTFEQYTLDRERKGKRMRLGRKPGEKRTFRRPGA from the coding sequence ATGAAGATTATACTTGATCCTGAAGTACAATATGCCAGCGGCACCCAGAGAGTATTTAGTGCTGAAGAGACCCTGAAGAATGTCACCGGTATACTGGATAAGGTGGGAGTTACCCGTATAGCCGATATTACAGACCTTGACCGTGTGGGCATTCCTGTGTTCTCTGCTATCAGGCCAAGTGCTGCCGATGGTGCAATTTCAATTTACAGCGGTAAAGGTGCTGACCAGACCCAGGCCAGGATATCTGCTATCATGGAAAGCGTGGAGAGGTGCTATGCCGAACAACCTCACACAAGTGCAAACATTGATGCTGAGGAAGCCAGGCCCACCATCACTGACACCTATGAAAATCTGTCCCAAAAAGTGAACTCTATCTATCCTCCAGACCTGTTGCTGGCCGAGCGCATGATGAAGAACACCCGGCTGGAATGGGTGGCAGGATATGACCTGTTGAGTGAACAGAGTATCCTTGTCCCCTCCAATGCCGTGTACCATCCTTATAATCCATCAAATGGTGCCACCCAGGTGTTCCGCAGCAACACCAACGGGCTGGCCTCAGGCAATACCATGGAAGAGGCAGTGCTGCACGGGCTGATGGAAGTGATTGAACGCGATGCACTGAGCATTGCCGAGTTCAACAAGAATCCGGGGCGGGAAATCATACTTACACCCGAAGACGGGCTGGTCTATGAACTCAAGCAGAAGTTCGATACAGCCGGCATCATAGCTAAAGTGTGGTTGCTTAACCATGATATCGGACTGCCTACGGTCGTATGCGCCCTGGATGATCCGGTGCTGAAAGACCCGGCCCTTCTTGTTATGGGCGCAGGCTCGCACCTTAAACCCGATATCGCAGTATCCAGAGCATTGACAGAGGCCGCACAGAGCAGAGTGGTGCAGATACACGGCGCCCGTGAGGATACTGACAGGGAATCTGTGGTCAGGACGTTTGGCTACGATGCTATGAAACGGCTCAACCGCTACTGGTATCAGGATTCCGGGGATACCGTATCACTTTCTGACATTGAAGACATCTCAACTGACACACCCGCCGGGAACATCAATTCCATCCTTGAAATGCTAAGGGGCATAGTACCCCATGCTGTTATAGCCAACCTGTCCAGTGCTTCAGTTAATATTCCTGTTATAAGGGCCGTGTTGCCCACTTTTGAACAATATACCCTTGACAGGGAACGCAAAGGAAAACGGATGCGACTGGGTCGCAAGCCCGGGGAGAAACGCACTTTCAGGCGGCCCGGGGCATGA
- a CDS encoding TfuA-related McrA-glycine thioamidation protein has product MTHIVVFTGTSLSWEDAGLVLDADYRPPVKRNDINILLDKSTPDIIGIIDGIFFDRAAVAHREILRALRAGVTVVGGCSMGALRASELDTYNMIGVGRIYEWYRDGVIESDDEVAVTFHPETLEALSIPLVNIRVTLERAVEQGAIAHDLSNVLLETARSMYYPDRTFAAIVKRCVENGHIPKSDKDTLIDYFIHNEVDVKREDALLVIEMIKELVESF; this is encoded by the coding sequence ATGACGCATATCGTTGTATTCACGGGTACCAGTCTTTCCTGGGAAGATGCAGGACTGGTGCTGGATGCAGATTACCGGCCGCCTGTCAAGAGGAACGATATTAACATCCTGCTGGATAAAAGCACTCCGGATATCATCGGAATAATAGATGGTATCTTTTTTGACAGGGCGGCAGTGGCCCACAGGGAGATTCTCCGTGCCCTGAGGGCAGGTGTGACCGTGGTGGGTGGCTGCAGTATGGGGGCACTGAGAGCATCTGAACTCGATACATACAACATGATTGGGGTAGGCCGTATCTATGAATGGTACCGTGACGGTGTTATTGAATCTGATGATGAAGTGGCTGTCACGTTCCATCCCGAAACTCTTGAGGCGCTGTCAATCCCCCTGGTCAATATCAGGGTAACCCTTGAGCGTGCAGTGGAACAGGGTGCGATTGCCCACGACCTCAGTAATGTGCTCCTGGAAACAGCACGCTCCATGTACTATCCTGACCGGACCTTCGCAGCTATTGTTAAAAGATGTGTGGAAAACGGCCACATTCCAAAATCTGATAAAGATACTTTAATTGACTACTTTATCCACAATGAAGTGGATGTGAAACGTGAAGATGCGTTGCTTGTTATTGAAATGATAAAAGAATTGGTTGAGTCATTCTAG